The DNA sequence TCTTATTTTCCgcaaaaattttttgcaaCCGTGATTTGTGTTATCTTGTGCACTAGCTGAAGTCTGAACTACAGCTGAGATGACCGACTTACATCACCGCGCCACGAAACCCGTTTTCTGTGTGTGGGTTCTTACTGATATCCTTCAGagctgaaaggaaaaaagaagaaagaaacgTGGAAAGTTCTTTAGCATCTAAAGCAAGAAATCGGTTAAAAACATGGGCAAAACTCAAGCATCAAAGCTGGAAGGAGATCAAGTTCTGCCGGCCATAATACGTTTCCTTTCTAAGTGGCATGAAACATTTTCGGTGAAATTTAGTTCATGAAAATAACGAATTATGACGTGAAGTCTTTGGTCCAACGATGCCTTTCCTCGCCAACCATACGGAACATGTCTTCAGCTGGCAAAGGAATCGATATAactcagaaaacaaaaatattctaCCTAGTTCTAGGGGTTCtgcactttattttattttaagaatAAGCACCTGCGGTTGGAGTATCTGCTTCTTATGCCAGCTTCTTCTTTAGGCCAAAGGCCATAAACCGAGTCGTCTTGCAAAAATAGGTACgcaaacggaaaaaaaaagcgtcGCTTGAAAAAACGGCCATTATATCAAAAGATATATAatcaaaccaatcaaaaaacATGGAAAAGACCATCAGCTTCAATCTAGGAATTACAATAATTGAATACCTACTTGTTTAAAGGAAGCGGGCGTCTTGAAATTTCTGTTGGAAGTTCTTGCAGGACTAACACCACTGTTTGTTGCGCCATCTGAAATCATGAACATAGCGGAAATAATAGAAACAAAAGTCAGCAAATAGAAAAAGGTCTCCAATTCATGATCTGAAAGTTCCTTAATCTTATTCCTTCCACcgtgtgaaaaaaagaaagagaaaagactGCATTCATAAGGGGAGAAGTTCAAAGGAAAAAGCGCCttgcttttgtttacagctgctCTGTCTTTTGAGTGAAGTTAGCGTTAGGGTTAGgattagggtttagggttataACCCTAACCCGCAGACCAACGACCAGCATAGGCCTTCACCTGTGCCCGGTGCAGGAATGATGTTTTACCTGTGTTTCTGGCTACTGTGCTCACTATCGACAGCATCGCTTCACCAACGAGACTTGCGGATACGAAAAGATCGTTGTGAACGTCCATCGCCACGTCTGGAAAAAGTAAGGTAcaccagaaaaaaacaagtaaagGGTACTGGTTACGATATTTTTCAAGGCCCTCCCTTTACCATTGTGCAAAACAGTGCTTTCCCAACAATCCTAAGACTAGACTAGACTAGTGGCGTTAAAAAACTGCGAGGACCACGCACTTCAAACTTCACCTCACTTTAAATGTAAGACCAAAAGATAATTCCAGCAACCGACAAACAGCCAGGCTTTACGCTGCTGTATTTTTGAAGTAGATCCAGCCTGAGAGACCACAAATTAAAGTCGCAATAAAAGAACATGTACTTTTCGTACCAGAGTTGACTACAAGCGGGAAGGAGTCTGTGATTCTGTCAACTATACTGCTCAGCTGCAAGCCTTCATACGAAGTATCTGGTCTGTCCACCAGCCCCAACTCGGTAGCCGTACTAGAAACAAAGGGCCAATCCAAAGAGGGCGCTTGTGAAGTAGGCAGGGCTTCCCCGAATTCACCCGTGCTTTTCAGTGGAACAGTTTTCATCCCAGAGGGAGAGATACCAGGTGATAATGAGAGTTTCGGCAGGTAGGCTGGTGTTAACGATGCGGGAGTTGCAAAGGTATTCGAGAGTGAAGACCTTTCCTTTTGCTGAAGAGATTGCGAGGTTACGGACGAGAAAGCTGTTTTGGGAACTTCAAAGGTTGTCCTTGTCTCACTTGGTCTTATTGGGGTGTTTTTGGTTACATCAACTGATAACGTCGAAGTGGGCTGAACAAATGGTTCCAAGGAAGTTGGAACTGAAGGATCACCCTGTAACGATAAAATACTATAGTGAAAAACTAAGGACAGTTTCCTAAATAGTTCCTTTATCAATAGTCAATTTGAATCAAGCCCAAATCAGCCGTTTAAGCAATGATAGCGTTGATCATATCTAGGCCAAACTCCCATGCTTAGTAAAACAGATTTCTTTAAACATAAAACGGACTCCATTCGTGCGAAAAAATGTTCGTAATCTTCGCACCTTAGTATGTTAATTCTTCGTGCCAAAAATTGCTTTAAATGCTGGTTGATGGAGTCATGACTAATCTAAAACGTCGGATTTGACCGTTTTTACCGTTTCAAACTCTCATACCTTGGCATTAAACAGGCTTTAAGAAATTTATCGACAGAGTTTCTCAGTTTTGCTGCAACTAGAAGTTAACGTTTTACTTAAGATTTAAAGTATATTCTATTCATCGTGGTTCAGTACACAGTTAAGTTTTCCAAAATGTTGGAAACATTTCGGCAATGTAAAAATTGGAAAGGAAGAGTATGCTTGGACTGTAGTGAAAGCATGATACTGTTACAAGGTTACGGTTTTGCTggtattgtaaataacatatTTATCATTTGTGTCCTCTATCGTGTTTCCAATAGGTGACAGCAAAGGAACTAAAAGATACATTAaggaaacaacagcaaaacttGCGAAAAGCAAGGTTAGCTATCACAATTATTCAGGGCTATAGTAACTTTATATATgtacttttttattattacatttataTACTATATCCTACATTTGTAAAAACACATTATTTCCATTGCCATTGTGTTTgaataaagtttattattatcattattattattattcagggCTTTAACTGACAACTCCCGCCTTGCAAGGATTCGTTTGTCACTCCAGTTTCTGGAGCTCTGTGTGCATGCTTGAAGATAATTAACGCGATCCCTTCGCAATATGTGTATAATATGTGAAGCCCTGATAACTGTCATCCTTTCTCTCCCTATCTTTTTCACCGGGTTTGTTAAAGGGTTGTTGAAAAGGATGCAAGAGCGCTCCTGGCTTCAAGTTCATAACAAAAATGTAAAGATTTCAAGGTTATCAGCACTTTCATTGTAATCAGTATTAGAGCTGATACAGAAAAACAGCAAGTGGGCGTGGGCATTGGAATTGCGGGTATTATAGACCGTGTTTAAAAATGAAGCTGAGTAATAATTCATCTGTTTTTATGCCAATCAACCTTactagcctcgtttgcacgaacaaaattcaaaagaactttggctttaaagtgaggctagAGAGGATGATTAGCacgaagacaaaagaatagtttcttggccgccatttatgaatacggcCTATACTCAAAGCTTGTTTTCATTAAGACCGTTACCTTGAATTTAGCTAGTGTCATTGCTATTCACACTGATGTACATCGCAAAATTACACGAATGACACTACTCTTCTATTCAGAGACATCTTGAAGTTTATAGACTTTTAACTGaattttattgtcttttaAGTAAACCAAAGGTAATTAGAAGTGCACTAAAAGTTAGTGACTGTGTTATTACCTGTCACACTGAATATAACATCGCAAAATTACAAGACTGACATTACCCTCTCTTCAGACACCTTGAAGTTTATAGGTTATTAACTCAATTTTAACGTCTTTTAAGCAAAACAAAGGTAATTAGAACTACACTTAAACGAATTTTTAATGTCATTCCTTTATAAtacttaatttaaaaattaatacaactTAAAATACATGGAGGTGGCTGTGACTCATCTGAtcaaaaattttgcaagtGGACAATAAAACTGCACAAATAACACACAACCagagtgaaaagaaaaaaatgagaaagaaaatctttaaaaagtaAAAGTGCAGTAccgttattgtttttctttctgtctCTGGATTTACCTTTCCCAAACGATTTAGTGCAAAAACAGcagccattttcttttcttccccAACAAGACCACTAAGGGTCAGGTCGTCCTATGGTAGATGAATGAAACCACACCACGATTTTAAAGAATATCAGTACTTTTATGATTACTATTATTTGTCACAATCAAGTGGCAAAAATAGATCCGACTTTATTAGATATAGAACGACTATTGCTCAGCAAATGCAAGGAAAATGGACCccaattaaggacggtgcctactattgttattgcgcatacgttctgcgcatctccacatactcggatttcctatcgccaatgcttactaatacagggatatttttgcgcggtttaaaactatccggacaaagtagatcttagtgagtactctcggtatccaaaaagaaaattgtgggtaaccatgcatttttgagagataattaagctgcaatttgagaaagaacgccatacattgctttgtattttaaagctttttacagatattattcatgaattatctttgaaaaatacgtggttacccccaattttctttttggatttcaataggacttgttaagatctacatttcctgcataatcacacaccggggaaaaaatatctttaattagtaggcaccgtccttaaagccACCGCCGCCTTTCCTCCATGATacttatcatcatcatcgtaataaccattttaaaaattgtgttACTTTAAAAGATAATTCTTATCATTGTCAAAGCTAAATACTATCTCAATTCCGTTGTTTACAAAAACCGTCTTTAAAACCTCATTGAGCAAAGTCAAAATCAATTATGAGAAACTCTTCACGGATAACATTTTCCatttaaaagaatttaaaGTTATTACTGCTTTAAAAGCCTTGTATTTTATCCTGTTCGTGGTTATATCGGCTCGGAATATCATTTCAAAGTCTATTCTTTTCACTGTTGACCAAATTCGCATAGAAAGTGCTCTTTACTGCCACTAAACGTCCTGTTACATCTCTTAAAACTGAACTCGTCATAACACTAGACCCAATGTTGGGAACGCTGTAGCTCAAGCTGTCCTTGTACCTGTTGCAGTAGGGTCCTAAGGCGATGGACCTGAACTTGCAGCTGGTAATTGTGCTCCTCAAGGACCTCTTCGCGTGCTTCCAGTCGTTCCCTCTGACGTCGTAAATGGGCCTCTTTAGTAAGGTCCCCAAGCGGAGTGATACTTTGTTCGGTTTGACTATGTTGATGCAGTTGATGAATGCTGTTGATCTGGCTCTGTAACGCTCTGTGTGAAGAggcaaacaaaatgttttgtttacaatggCTCAAAGAAGCAACAATTTTTCAACGGAAACGTAATCACGTTCACAATCCGACCAGGGAAGAGGCAACCAGCAAGCTACTTATAAGACACATCCAGTAAGTGGTCAGGGAAAGGTTTGAATCTGGAGCATTCACATCCAAATCTAATGCCCTCATCACTTCACCACAACAGCACAAAAAGGGTCAAGCTCAAGATTTGCAGGGATGGTCAAGTTTCATCCAGGAACAATGTAACCGAAACAGTTACAGCCCAAAAGCACATTTAAATCCATGCTGGATTGATTGGTGATGTCACGTAAACTTCTCCCAAACAAACTActaaaataaacttaacaggtgAAGAATCCCTACTGgtaggaggcagaccagttcgCTATGCGAACCAAGCCAAGGAGTTGAACCAAGGACTACCTAAAACAGGCCAGCcggtggtcagagcgggactttaACTCGGATGTCTAGCGCCGTAACCACTTGGCCATgccttcttttattttccaaacAATGTCATATCTTGTGTCCTTCTTTACTCTTATAAGCATTACTTAGTTGCAAACCTATTATCGCTCTCCAAGGTTGTGATAAGGTGCTCAAGGTCTTGCTTCTCTTGATTACTCACTGCTAGGTCTTTCATCATGTCAGTGGGAGAAGGAGAGCCGCCCTGTAATTTAAAAACTGTGTAATCAGTagccagaaaaaaacaaagtgacgcaattatgataatgattatgattatgacaCCTTGCTCGCTCACATAACCACCTGTGTAATAAACGTGAATTTCCAAGAATTCTTATTTCAAatgctttctttcaaaaacctATTATGGTATCGGGAAAACCCTTACCATCACATCTGGTTCTCGGGtcaaactgcaaaaaaaaaaagttcttgtAAGCTATAACCAAGCAATTATCAACCCAAGCACTGAGTAACACATTTTTACCAAGTAATCTTCAAGGTaacaaaacttgcaaaaaatttcTCAGGACAAAGAAACATGACAAATCCCCAATATGCAGACCTCCTTTTTCAGGAAATAGCATAAAGAAGAATGAAACCTTCCTTGAATCTTACCACTTGGCATATTGTTGTACAGGATGGTGTTCATCACCCCTTTGAATggcaaaagaacaaaaaaaacaacacaattaATAATAAGATTGACTGGTATCTTCTGCTGAGCTGGACTGAGTGTGACACCACCTTAACCCCACTATGATGCAAAGTTTGGAAATGTGCACATTGGTAGAAAGAAGAGTCTCACTTGAAACAGCTACTCTCCTTTTCAATATAATGACATGATGTTATTGTAGTTTTGTATCCATGGTGGGGTTCTTGTTACTGTTCTACTGCAAGAACACTAGGTATCTTGTTTGATGCACTGTACATGTATGAAAAAGTCAGTGTGCACTTCTCACATTGCAAGTCTTGTCATGGCAGGATCTTCTCTCGTTACTTGTTCCTCTTCTTTTACTTCATGATTTGCTAgtctgaaggaaaaaattacaCAGGCATTAGAGAAAAATACTTCTTTCATATTTTACCAatcttgcagattttttttgcttggtATGCTTATAATAATTCTTGCAAATACGTTGAATTTAGCGCATTTTCCAGGATCTGCCTAATTGCCAGGCAGAAGCTAGAAGAAAGAATagaattaaacaaaaataccATTTTGTTAGCAACCAACTAACCAACCAATAATAAATGATTTGCGTAAAGTAATGGACACTCATAAAGGAACACAACCTTGCTGCATAACTCTCCAACTTGTCATGTGTTCCTGGAAATGCCTTTACTGCAGAACCCGCATCAACAGAATCCCTGAAAgacaacagtgaaaattgGTCATCTCTGCAAATCtaaaaaatgtatatataatACAGTATATAAATACACAGTAAACTACTCTTTCTTGTATTTAAAGTCAAGGTATTGGAACAGCTATGCATCCACTTACTCATATTCTCCCTCAGATGGAGCAGCATCTTCCATGTCAATCGGAATAAACCTTCCTTTGGATGAATGTTCTGgagttttcttcttcttctttttgctCACTTTGTTGCGCATTACTTTGGCAAAATCTTTGATGTCTTCTTTTTGAGTTGACTATGATACAGAATACACTTTAACTTTTAGTAAATTCATGAAAGagcaactttcattttttcctggTGAGTTAGCAGCTGGCACCTCTTTCCAGCACGTAACAGCATGTTCAGTAGCGGAATAAAAGAAATGCTTTGTACTTGAAAATTATTGATGAAGATTACAAAGAATTCTCATACTGTCTAGCTGTAAGTAACAAAGCCCAACATGTACAATTCTCCAACAGGTTTGTGATGACCATGTGATTTAACACATAGTTTTAAGAGGATTTGTCTGGAAGCTGcactgaaaaattaatttcagtgCAATAACCTTTTGCATGATGTTTGAAACTTACCACCAGGCAATACTCCTGAGTAGGATGACCTATCTTGTGCTGTTTACTAACACGACCAGACCAGAAACAACCCTGTTGTTCAATACAAAgtgagaaaacaaagacagcATTGCATTATGGCATAACTGCAGCATGCAAAGCAAAGCACTGTTAGTAAGGGAACTTTGTAACCCATCAAGCCTAGGAAATTTGGTCATGACGCCACTGTATGAACGTCCTTTGTCCATACAGACTCTTGGGAAGGGCAGCTCATTATGTCACCTGTGATTTCAGGTGttctcaataatattattatgcttCATATACCTCTTGAGGCCACTCTCACATAATAAATATTAGGCTAAATCAGATCTAGTTAGCACTCATAACAAGAATGGCATTATCAAGTAAAATACAAGGAGGAGCTCTGCTTTTAGGCTTGCCTAAATCGATATATTACAAGTTGCTATGTGAATTCACAGCAATGAGACAAAAGTCATGAATAAAATCATATAATTTGAGATGAAAAGTAGTTGATACAATGCACCTGACAAAGATCAAAGTTGAAGCATTTCAAACAGCGATATCTGgtaaaaaggaatgaaacagaaaaaaagtgaaaaacagtCTCTGAGAAATCTTAATCACTGAGACAAGGATTTATGGccttttaaatatttaataatttgttaaaCTGAAGGCCATAGTTGCTCAAAGGTTGGATAGCAGCAGATAAAATACTATTCACCTTTTAAATGACTGGTGTTTTATTCAATGAAGCCTAGAACTATTGACCACGTTTGGCAGTTGAATCAAAACCACAGTATTGAAGTGGTTGAAACAAAGCTCACTTTTCCTCTGACCTCTGTCAGACACAAAAGACAAAGAGCTTCTGCTAGAAGTTCTTTCAGGAGGGGTGCTGAATTATAACCTCACCTGAAGCCAACAATTGGATACATCTTGCATACATTACACTTTGCCTCATGCTTAactatgaaataaaattacataATAATGCCATCAACAATCATTACCTTTTTCTTTATACTGGTACTTTGTAGGTAAACTTAAGCATGGCAGTCATAATCATCATAATTCATTTCATCAATCATCTATTTCATTACCTGAAATGATTAAGCTTGCACAACAGTACAGTAGATGTTGCATTTTAACATACCAGTTTCTGAAACTGCTAATCGGTGAAGTGTGGGAAGCCATACAATAGTTTGAGGTTCAGCAATCATCCATTCTATAAACTCCTCAAATGAAACTCTCTCTGGAATTGAAACCTGAAGAGCAATAAACTGAATGTTGAGacaatgcaataaaaaaatttaatttggtaACAATCCTCAGATTTACTGATTTACCTGCAAACAAGCAGAActagaaacaacaaaacagttgTCATTTGACAAAAGTTGTTATTCTTCAATATTCCTGTACATGTTATCCAAATGCAAAACTTAATTACCCCTTCAAGGCAGTTTCGAACAGCAGGCTCCACACTGGATCCACTGAAAGATGCACTctcataaatatgttttggaatctaaaaacaataatattttgcaCTTTAAGATCAAGTAttaaggtattttttaaaCCTGAAATTTGAACATAatcttcatttctttgttgATTGACTAATTtcttcagtttattttttaatactCAGACACAAAATATGAGAACTATCTACTAAGCTATAGTATCTTCAAACATAGCAGTCCACAAGGACTATTGTTTTCTTAAGACATGCTAGCCAAAGAATATAATTGTGACAGCTCAAATGTAAAATCAGGAATAGAATTCTccaagcaaaagatgtaaaTAATGACCTGCAACATCTCTTGGAGAAAAAGCTTGAGCCTTTTGCTGTCCAAAAATCCATGATTATTAGAAAACTGTGAAAACAGATCTGAAAGAAAAGCATTATATACTGTAATACATAGTACAAAGCCACAGCAAGTTAAAAACAACAGATGTTCATCCTATATGTGATTAAGGAAAGCTTCAGGCATTCCTTCTTGAAAAGCTACCAGTAGCACCATCTACTGGATCACTCATGTTCACAATAATAACCAGCAACAAAACTAATTTGagttatccaatggataggaCTTTCTCATTATAAGGCTGTTTAATTGATTAACCAAttgaaatataataaaaaacacATGTAGACGTATCGGGAATTGTGAAGAAGAGCTCCCCAAAAAACCTGTCAGCCAACTGTCGGCCAACAGGCTACTGACAGGTAACCAACAGGTAACCGACAGGCTACCAACATGAGAAGCCGGCTGACAGTTGGCTGACAGTCAGCCGACAGGTTATTTGGGGAGCTCTTCTTCATGATTACCAACGTATCAGTATCAggtaattattaattatttggaTCTGCTGTAGGTTAGACTAGACTTCAggtgaaaatgatttaacAAACTTCATTCTAACCTAATGTACAACCCATCCATATAGTCCTTGAAATATGGAAGACTGAGCATAAGACATGAGAAGCATGGAAAAATGAAcctctttcaaaagaaaagagaatcaCCAATGACTGACTTTCACTTTTATCCACAAACTGTTATCTAAAACTCACATCTGTATTTTTCTTGCACCTTTTCAGAGCTCATCACAGCAAGACCAACTTTGAGTGAAAGAATTGGAACAAATCCCATTCGTCCTCTAAGTTAAACAAGAGAGACAAGTACAGCCCTGGTTAATCAGAAGCTGGTAAGAATGAAATACCACAAATAAAACATGCAAAGTTTGCTTCATCATAAACAAACAGAAAGACAATTCTGCATCATTGTTTAATCACAAGTCATTTAGGAAGTCtttttttgagaaagaaaaacatgcatGCAGATTTTCAGCACTTACGGATCATAGACGTTGAGGATCCAGTTAAGGACCAGTTCACTTGCCAGGGACACATCAATGAGCTGTGAGTTACGATTTCCAGTTTGATTGATAAAGATAgctgttattattttgtgCACTTCTGCTGTAGAAAGGTTACCCTCAATGTAGCCATCCTTGATCCCTTCTTCAACAAGAGATGCCTTTGCAACACGCAGATCAACCAAATacactgaacaaaaataaaaaaatttcatgcaTCAGTCcccatttttcatttcaacagTCTTGCCTTAAAGTTGGCTATACGGCCAAAACGCTGAGTAAAAATAACGACTCCAACAATAATTacattgtgttttcttttggatGGTCCTTAACTTCATGGCAGTGCGGTATGCAGCATACTTGATGTTACTCAAACCCTCTATAAAAAAGATAACATTCAGAGTCAGAAAAATTACAGTATGTACTAACCATACTTACACAATGTGAActttcgttaaaaaaaaaaaaagaaaataataccaATTTCCTCCATCAAACTGATCATCTCTGGATGATCCCACTGAGTGGTTTCTGTTTCATGGCTGGTGAAGAAGATATGGTAGAAAAGCATTTCTCAAGTCATTATTATAATAGTCAGCCAGACTTTCCTTTGAATCCCCTGGTCACCTTTATTTAAAGGCTTATGTCCCATAATTATGGCTCGAATTGATGATGAAAATGGAATGAATGCAAGAGTTCTAAATGCACCTAACAGTTagtcaccccccccccccccaagtaCTCTTATCCTGATCTGAGGTTCCTTGAGATTTGTAATGTACAGGAGGAAGTTcgagataataattatggGTTCTCAAAATACGTCTATGAAAGCGATAAGACAAGTCGGTCTTTTCTGTTAAATTGATATTTTCCAGTAGATTGATATATACTCATACTTTATGTAGTAGAGAATTCCGTTTGTTGTTTCTGAGCGTTCCCAGCCGTCTGGTAGCAAACCTGTCATCAaaccaataatatttttacgTAACTTTAGCTGCATTCAATTCTCTCCAAATAGTGATCCACTCAAGTCCTTTAACTAAAAACTTACTTGTTATTCCTGGCATTGtctctttatttgaaatcgaTTACATGATGAGGTAGATATCTCTCAGTTTGTTTACAACGCTCCAAAACAtggattaattttttaaacacaCTCATCTCTTCGGAATCCAAACGAGTTGTTTATCCGCCTGCAGTTTGTGGTTCTTCTTTCAGCGGGCTGGAATTCCCATCATGCTAAGCGCTCCatcaaaaacaaagatggcggtCAGTCCATATGTTAGTCGTGCAGAGTTGTGGCTTGCAAATGCAAGCTTTCGACCTGTTTTTCAAgttccaaatgattttcacccaagtttgtttcttaaatGGTTTCCTGGGCATATGAACAAAGGTGTGTTGCGTATGCTCTGGGCCCAACCACTACTTAAAAGGAGGATATAATACAAtacaagaaatttttaagaTGTTTATTGTCAGCAGTATTgatgcaacttttttttttttaaaggtttACGGTTGATGCAGATACTGCTTCAAAAATGTGATTGTGTCGTCGAGGTACATGATGCAAGAATATCCTTTACAACTGATTTCAGCTGTCCAAGCGGACCAGCTGATGAACAAGGAAAGAGGTTTTGGAGAAGGGTAGCCAGTGGCCATGGGGTAGCTAGAGAGTGTGGAGTACTGAATTTCATATGCCTTGTAGGTGTCGGTTGCCGAGCAAAGAGTAACTTTTTAAATTCAAGtgttgaaatgttttgcttCAAAGCTAAGAGAATGtgtttcattaattatt is a window from the Acropora palmata chromosome 14, jaAcrPala1.3, whole genome shotgun sequence genome containing:
- the LOC141866328 gene encoding dystrophin-like isoform X1: MPGITSLLPDGWERSETTNGILYYINHETETTQWDHPEMISLMEEIEGLSNIKYAAYRTAMKLRTIQKKTQLYLVDLRVAKASLVEEGIKDGYIEGNLSTAEVHKIITAIFINQTGNRNSQLIDVSLASELVLNWILNVYDPGRMGFVPILSLKVGLAVMSSEKVQEKYRYLFSQFSNNHGFLDSKRLKLFLQEMLQIPKHIYESASFSGSSVEPAVRNCLEGVSIPERVSFEEFIEWMIAEPQTIVWLPTLHRLAVSETVKHEAKCNVCKMYPIVGFRYRCLKCFNFDLCQGCFWSGRVSKQHKIGHPTQEYCLVSTQKEDIKDFAKVMRNKVSKKKKKKTPEHSSKGRFIPIDMEDAAPSEGEYEDSVDAGSAVKAFPGTHDKLESYAARLANHEVKEEEQVTREDPAMTRLAMGDEHHPVQQYAKCLTREPDVMGGSPSPTDMMKDLAVSNQEKQDLEHLITTLESDNRALQSQINSIHQLHQHSQTEQSITPLGDLTKEAHLRRQRERLEAREEVLEEHNYQLQVQVHRLRTLLQQDDLTLSGLVGEEKKMAAVFALNRLGKGDPSVPTSLEPFVQPTSTLSVDVTKNTPIRPSETRTTFEVPKTAFSSVTSQSLQQKERSSLSNTFATPASLTPAYLPKLSLSPGISPSGMKTVPLKSTGEFGEALPTSQAPSLDWPFVSSTATELGLVDRPDTSYEGLQLSSIVDRITDSFPLVVNSDVAMDVHNDLFVSASLVGEAMLSIVSTVARNTDGATNSGVSPARTSNRNFKTPASFKQL
- the LOC141866328 gene encoding dystrophin-like isoform X2, which produces MPGITSLLPDGWERSETTNGILYYINHETETTQWDHPEMISLMEEIEGLSNIKYAAYRTAMKLRTIQKKTQLYLVDLRVAKASLVEEGIKDGYIEGNLSTAEVHKIITAIFINQTGNRNSQLIDVSLASELVLNWILNVYDPGRMGFVPILSLKVGLAVMSSEKVQEKYRYLFSQFSNNHGFLDSKRLKLFLQEMLQIPKHIYESASFSGSSVEPAVRNCLEGVSIPERVSFEEFIEWMIAEPQTIVWLPTLHRLAVSETVKHEAKCNVCKMYPIVGFRYRCLKCFNFDLCQGCFWSGRVSKQHKIGHPTQEYCLVSTQKEDIKDFAKVMRNKVSKKKKKKTPEHSSKGRFIPIDMEDAAPSEGEYEDSVDAGSAVKAFPGTHDKLESYAARLANHEVKEEEQVTREDPAMTRLAMGDEHHPVQQYAKCLTREPDVMGGSPSPTDMMKDLAVSNQEKQDLEHLITTLESDNRALQSQINSIHQLHQHSQTEQSITPLGDLTKEAHLRRQRERLEAREEVLEEHNYQLQVQVHRLRTLLQQGDPSVPTSLEPFVQPTSTLSVDVTKNTPIRPSETRTTFEVPKTAFSSVTSQSLQQKERSSLSNTFATPASLTPAYLPKLSLSPGISPSGMKTVPLKSTGEFGEALPTSQAPSLDWPFVSSTATELGLVDRPDTSYEGLQLSSIVDRITDSFPLVVNSDVAMDVHNDLFVSASLVGEAMLSIVSTVARNTDGATNSGVSPARTSNRNFKTPASFKQL